The following are encoded in a window of Leeia aquatica genomic DNA:
- a CDS encoding UvrD-helicase domain-containing protein, producing the protein MRDDFLSGLNPEQLAAVTLPHESALILAGAGSGKTRVLTTRIAWLVDSGLASPFGLMAVTFTNKAAREMLTRLTAMLPINTRGMWVGTFHGLCNRLLRAHHRECGLPAAFQILDMQDQLALIKRVMRALNVDEERTPPRQVQQFINSQKESGIRASACESYDPQTRRYIDVYGEYEQQCQREGVVDFAELLLRAYELLSRNAMLREHYQQRFRHILVDEFQDTNRLQYQWLKLLGGPDTAMFVVGDDDQSIYAFRGANVGNMRDFEREFRIGKVIRLEQNYRSFGNILDAANALIENNEGRLGKQLWTAAGPGEPVRVFEALTDQDEAHFIVEEVRQLHREGTALADMAVLYRSNAQSRLLEHQLFAAGVPYRVYGGLRFFERQEIKHALAYLRLTANRDDDGAWLRVVNFPARGIGARTLEAVQVAAREGGLSLWASCCSRPPGGAAANKLAVFVRLIDELSAEIAELPLPEKIDALLDRSGLRDYYRAEKDGEERLENLEELVNAAQNFQYEVEGGTVEDFLAHASLESGELQAEVAQDALQLMTVHSAKGLEFDAVWVCGLEEGLFPHENSLSAHDGIGEERRLMYVAITRARKRLYLTLATQRQLYGQTRYNLASRFLREIPEPLTQWLNRRPPSSANHGGYAAPRVQTGAAVYAGTQDLQGFRIGQSVKHGRFGQGVIVAAEGSGDDARVQVNFPEAGVKWLLLSYARLEAC; encoded by the coding sequence ATGCGTGATGATTTTCTGTCCGGACTGAATCCGGAGCAACTGGCCGCGGTAACCCTGCCGCATGAGTCGGCCCTGATCCTCGCCGGGGCGGGCAGCGGCAAGACCCGGGTACTGACCACCCGCATTGCCTGGCTGGTGGACAGTGGACTGGCCAGCCCTTTTGGCCTGATGGCGGTGACCTTTACCAACAAGGCAGCGCGGGAGATGCTGACCCGGTTGACCGCCATGCTGCCCATCAATACCCGGGGCATGTGGGTAGGTACCTTCCATGGGCTGTGCAACCGGCTGTTGCGCGCGCACCATCGTGAGTGTGGTTTACCTGCGGCGTTTCAGATTCTGGACATGCAGGATCAGCTGGCGCTGATCAAGCGGGTGATGCGTGCCTTGAATGTGGATGAGGAGCGTACGCCACCGCGGCAGGTACAGCAGTTCATCAACAGTCAAAAAGAAAGCGGCATCCGTGCCAGCGCCTGCGAGAGCTATGATCCGCAGACCCGCCGCTATATTGACGTTTATGGCGAGTATGAGCAGCAATGCCAGCGCGAAGGCGTGGTGGATTTTGCAGAGCTGCTGCTGCGGGCGTACGAATTGCTGTCACGCAATGCCATGCTGCGGGAGCACTACCAGCAGCGCTTCCGCCACATTCTGGTCGATGAGTTCCAGGATACCAACCGCCTGCAGTACCAGTGGCTGAAACTGCTGGGCGGGCCGGACACCGCCATGTTTGTGGTGGGCGACGATGACCAGTCCATCTATGCTTTCCGTGGTGCCAATGTCGGCAATATGCGTGATTTCGAGCGTGAATTCCGCATCGGAAAGGTGATCCGGCTGGAGCAAAATTACCGATCCTTCGGCAATATTCTGGACGCTGCCAACGCGCTGATCGAAAACAATGAAGGCCGTCTGGGCAAGCAATTGTGGACGGCTGCCGGACCCGGCGAGCCGGTGCGGGTATTCGAGGCGCTGACGGACCAGGACGAAGCGCACTTCATCGTAGAGGAAGTGCGGCAGCTGCACCGTGAGGGTACGGCGCTGGCCGACATGGCGGTGCTGTATCGCTCCAATGCGCAGTCCCGCCTGTTGGAGCATCAATTGTTTGCGGCCGGGGTGCCGTACCGGGTGTACGGCGGACTGCGCTTCTTCGAGCGGCAGGAAATCAAGCACGCACTGGCCTACCTGCGGTTGACTGCCAACCGGGATGACGACGGTGCCTGGCTGCGGGTGGTCAATTTCCCGGCGCGCGGCATCGGTGCGCGTACGCTGGAAGCGGTGCAGGTGGCGGCGCGGGAGGGGGGATTGTCCCTGTGGGCCAGTTGCTGCAGTCGCCCGCCGGGTGGCGCGGCGGCCAACAAGCTGGCGGTGTTCGTGCGCCTGATTGACGAATTGTCTGCCGAGATTGCCGAGTTGCCGCTGCCGGAAAAGATCGACGCCTTGCTGGACCGCAGCGGCCTGCGCGATTACTACCGCGCCGAGAAGGATGGCGAAGAGCGGCTGGAGAACCTGGAAGAATTGGTCAACGCGGCGCAGAACTTCCAGTACGAAGTGGAAGGCGGCACGGTTGAGGATTTTCTGGCGCATGCCTCTCTGGAATCCGGAGAGTTGCAGGCCGAAGTGGCGCAGGATGCTCTGCAACTGATGACGGTGCACTCCGCCAAGGGGCTGGAGTTTGACGCGGTCTGGGTCTGCGGTCTGGAAGAGGGGCTGTTTCCGCATGAGAACAGCCTCTCCGCCCATGATGGCATCGGTGAAGAGCGCCGCCTGATGTATGTGGCGATTACCCGCGCCCGCAAACGGCTATACCTGACGCTGGCGACGCAGCGTCAGCTGTACGGCCAGACCCGCTACAATCTGGCAAGCCGCTTCCTGCGCGAGATACCCGAGCCGCTGACGCAGTGGTTGAACCGTCGCCCGCCCAGCAGTGCAAACCATGGGGGCTATGCAGCTCCCCGCGTGCAAACCGGCGCTGCCGTGTATGCCGGTACGCAAGATCTGCAAGGTTTCCGCATTGGTCAGAGTGTGAAGCATGGCCGTTTTGGCCAAGGGGTGATCGTGGCAGCTGAAGGCTCGGGTGACGACGCACGTGTTCAGGTCAACTTCCCGGAGGCGGGCGTGAAATGGCTGTTGCTCAGCTATGCTCGGCTGGAAGCCTGCTGA
- a CDS encoding FecR domain-containing protein has translation MNALQRLGLLAALAMPMAVFAVPAVQVARLQMPAWVQHANGSRQALTPATVLKAGDLLQTGTGGRVELLLSEGSTVKLGEQAQFKVSSVVAAEENQGLFAASLDVLKGAFRFTTSSSQKLARRDVSIRVATVTAGIRGTDLWGKSDEGRDLVCLIEGKIGVSHTGGASATLDQPLQFYVANRGSQPEPVSYVDRNKLETDWAPQTETQSGRGVAVVRGDWSLYLAAYPKKAVAQALVSTLDEAGIPAVVQQRKFKGRAVYLVSVPDFDSESDANAAASLVLGVVPELQPKAGLR, from the coding sequence ATGAATGCCTTGCAACGATTGGGTTTGCTCGCCGCTTTAGCCATGCCCATGGCCGTTTTCGCTGTGCCTGCCGTGCAGGTCGCCAGGCTGCAGATGCCCGCCTGGGTGCAGCATGCCAATGGCAGCCGCCAGGCGCTGACCCCGGCAACGGTGCTGAAAGCGGGCGACCTGCTGCAGACCGGTACCGGCGGGCGGGTGGAGTTGTTGCTGAGTGAAGGCAGTACCGTCAAGCTGGGCGAGCAAGCGCAGTTCAAGGTGAGCAGCGTGGTCGCAGCCGAGGAAAACCAGGGCCTGTTTGCCGCTTCGCTGGATGTGCTCAAGGGGGCGTTCCGCTTTACCACCAGCAGCTCGCAGAAGCTGGCGCGCCGTGATGTGAGCATCCGGGTGGCTACGGTGACGGCGGGCATTCGCGGCACCGACCTGTGGGGCAAGTCTGATGAAGGTCGCGATCTGGTGTGTCTGATTGAAGGCAAGATCGGGGTTAGCCACACAGGCGGCGCGTCTGCCACGCTGGACCAGCCCTTGCAGTTCTATGTGGCCAACCGGGGTAGCCAGCCCGAGCCGGTGAGTTATGTTGACCGTAATAAGCTGGAAACCGATTGGGCACCGCAAACCGAAACCCAGTCTGGCCGGGGCGTAGCCGTGGTGCGGGGCGACTGGTCGCTGTATCTGGCAGCCTATCCGAAAAAGGCCGTCGCGCAGGCGTTGGTGAGTACGCTGGATGAGGCGGGTATTCCGGCTGTGGTGCAGCAGCGCAAGTTCAAGGGCCGCGCGGTGTATCTGGTCAGCGTGCCTGACTTTGACAGCGAAAGTGATGCCAACGCTGCGGCCTCGCTGGTGCTGGGGGTGGTGCCGGAGTTGCAGCCCAAGGCTGGGCTGCGCTGA
- the leuS gene encoding leucine--tRNA ligase yields the protein MQEQYRPAEIEPAAQAHWQAAQTFKVVEDPNRPKYYACSMLPYPSGKLHMGHVRNYTINDMLARHLRMKGFNVLMPMGWDAFGLPAENAAIAYQRSPAEWTYANIEDMKSQMQPLGLGFDWSREVATCDPDYYKWNQWFFLKMLEQGIVYKKTQVVNWDPVDQTVLANEQVVDGRGWRSGAIVEKREIPGYYFAITRYAEELLSSIDQLEGWPDQVRAMQRNWIGKSTGVRFAFKHDVRDASGALIQDGKLFVFTTRADTIMGVTFCAVAAEHPLATRAAELKPALAAFIEECKKGGTTEAELATQDKKGMDTGLTVTHPLTGEAVPLWIGNYVLMSYGDGAVMGVPGHDERDFAFANKYGLPIKQVIATTHVDTQPFDAKEWQGWYGDKQLTHCVHSGKYDGLDYEAAVDAVVADLAAQNNGEKKTTYRLRDWGISRQRYWGTPIPIIHCASCGDVPVPYDQLPVKLPTDCIPDGSGNPLKHRADFLHVDCPQCGKPAQRETDTMDTFVDSSWYFMRYACPDATTMVDARNDYWMAMDQYIGGIEHAVLHLLYARFWTKAMRDIGLVKIDEPFTRLFTQGMLLNDSYYREQADGKKRWFYPSEVEVQHDDKGRPVSAVAKEDGQPVQMGGIEKMSKSKNNVVEPKDIISRFGADTARLFTMFAGPPEQSAAWSDSGVEGAYRYLRRVWAWCYKQHDALKDAGTVDAASLDAASKALRREVHLTLKQINHDYERFQYNTVVSGAMKLLNTLEGAAAVAPSVLREGASILLRVLSPVSPHLTHALWTELGYAATAGELVNAGWPEPEAAAMDSDQIELVVQVNGKLRGQISVPKAADRAAIEAAALADPHVMKHVEGQTIKKVVVVPGRLVNLVVG from the coding sequence ATGCAAGAGCAATACCGCCCGGCGGAGATTGAACCGGCCGCTCAGGCCCATTGGCAAGCCGCACAGACCTTCAAGGTGGTGGAAGACCCGAACCGCCCGAAGTACTACGCCTGCTCCATGCTGCCCTACCCGTCCGGCAAGCTGCACATGGGCCATGTGCGCAACTACACCATCAACGACATGCTGGCCCGCCACCTGCGCATGAAGGGCTTCAACGTGCTGATGCCGATGGGCTGGGACGCCTTCGGCCTGCCCGCCGAGAACGCAGCCATTGCCTATCAGCGCTCACCGGCGGAGTGGACCTACGCCAACATCGAAGACATGAAGTCGCAGATGCAGCCGCTGGGGCTGGGTTTTGACTGGTCGCGCGAAGTCGCCACCTGCGACCCGGACTACTACAAATGGAACCAGTGGTTCTTCCTGAAGATGCTGGAGCAAGGCATTGTCTACAAGAAAACCCAGGTGGTGAACTGGGATCCGGTGGACCAGACCGTGCTGGCCAATGAACAGGTGGTGGACGGCCGCGGCTGGCGCTCCGGGGCCATTGTGGAAAAGCGCGAGATTCCGGGTTACTACTTTGCCATCACCCGTTACGCCGAAGAACTGCTCTCCAGCATCGACCAGCTGGAAGGCTGGCCGGACCAGGTACGCGCCATGCAGCGCAACTGGATCGGCAAGTCGACCGGCGTACGCTTTGCCTTCAAGCACGACGTGCGAGATGCCTCCGGCGCGCTGATTCAGGATGGCAAGCTGTTTGTCTTCACCACCCGTGCAGACACCATCATGGGGGTCACCTTCTGCGCGGTGGCAGCCGAGCATCCGCTGGCCACCCGTGCGGCAGAGCTGAAGCCAGCACTGGCGGCTTTCATCGAGGAATGCAAGAAGGGCGGCACCACGGAAGCCGAGCTGGCCACCCAGGACAAAAAGGGCATGGACACCGGCTTGACCGTGACTCACCCGTTGACCGGCGAAGCAGTACCGCTGTGGATCGGTAACTATGTGCTGATGAGTTATGGCGATGGCGCGGTAATGGGCGTGCCGGGGCACGACGAGCGTGATTTTGCCTTTGCCAACAAGTACGGCTTGCCGATCAAGCAAGTGATTGCCACGACCCATGTCGATACCCAACCGTTTGATGCCAAGGAGTGGCAGGGCTGGTATGGCGACAAGCAACTGACCCATTGCGTCCACTCCGGCAAGTATGACGGCCTGGACTACGAAGCCGCCGTCGACGCCGTGGTGGCCGACCTGGCTGCGCAAAACAACGGCGAAAAGAAAACCACCTACCGCCTGCGCGACTGGGGCATCTCGCGCCAGCGCTACTGGGGCACGCCGATTCCCATCATCCACTGCGCCAGCTGTGGCGATGTGCCGGTGCCGTATGATCAGCTACCGGTCAAACTGCCGACGGACTGCATTCCGGATGGCTCGGGCAACCCGCTGAAACACCGTGCGGATTTCCTCCACGTCGATTGCCCGCAGTGCGGCAAACCGGCGCAGCGGGAAACCGACACCATGGATACCTTTGTCGATTCCAGCTGGTATTTCATGCGCTATGCCTGCCCGGACGCCACTACCATGGTGGACGCGCGCAACGATTACTGGATGGCGATGGACCAGTACATCGGCGGCATTGAGCACGCTGTGCTGCACCTGCTGTACGCCCGCTTCTGGACCAAGGCGATGCGCGACATCGGTCTGGTAAAGATCGATGAGCCGTTTACCCGCCTGTTTACCCAGGGCATGCTGCTGAACGACAGCTACTACCGCGAACAGGCTGATGGCAAGAAGCGCTGGTTCTACCCGAGCGAGGTCGAGGTCCAGCACGACGACAAGGGCCGTCCGGTCAGCGCTGTCGCCAAGGAAGATGGTCAGCCGGTGCAGATGGGCGGCATCGAGAAGATGTCCAAGTCCAAGAACAATGTGGTGGAACCGAAAGACATCATCAGCCGCTTCGGGGCCGATACCGCGCGTCTGTTCACCATGTTTGCCGGGCCGCCGGAGCAAAGCGCAGCGTGGTCGGACAGCGGTGTGGAAGGCGCCTATCGCTATCTGCGCCGGGTCTGGGCCTGGTGCTACAAGCAGCATGACGCGCTGAAGGACGCTGGGACGGTTGACGCCGCCAGCCTGGACGCCGCCAGCAAGGCACTGCGCCGTGAGGTACACCTGACGCTCAAGCAGATCAACCACGATTACGAGCGCTTCCAGTACAACACGGTGGTATCCGGTGCGATGAAGCTGCTGAACACGCTGGAAGGTGCAGCGGCCGTGGCACCCTCGGTACTGCGTGAAGGCGCCAGCATCCTGCTGCGCGTGCTGTCGCCGGTCAGCCCGCACCTCACCCACGCCTTGTGGACCGAGCTGGGCTACGCGGCCACTGCCGGTGAGCTGGTCAACGCCGGTTGGCCCGAACCGGAAGCCGCGGCGATGGACAGCGACCAGATTGAGCTGGTGGTGCAGGTGAATGGCAAGCTGCGGGGCCAGATCAGCGTGCCGAAGGCGGCAGATCGCGCCGCCATCGAAGCCGCCGCACTGGCAGACCCGCATGTGATGAAGCACGTCGAAGGCCAGACCATCAAGAAGGTGGTGGTGGTGCCGGGGCGTCTGGTCAATCTGGTGGTCGGCTGA
- a CDS encoding LPS-assembly lipoprotein LptE: MRTLLSRLCLLGLLGLLAGCGFHLRGAQPVELPFKQVFLAKSGVFQLDLDAQRTLSERGGVEVLAQSSSDAPVLDSLQESRNRNLRSVNIDGKVKEYELQYTFSFRLRSAAGETLLQNQISLVRRMSYSDDALLAKEQEENRLYLDMRQDALQQMLRRLAHAPVGSTPAAH; the protein is encoded by the coding sequence ATGCGTACCTTACTCTCTCGTCTGTGCTTGCTCGGCCTGCTCGGCTTGCTGGCCGGTTGTGGCTTCCACTTGCGTGGTGCCCAGCCGGTGGAGCTGCCGTTCAAGCAAGTGTTTCTGGCCAAGTCCGGCGTGTTTCAACTGGACCTCGACGCGCAGCGTACCCTGAGTGAGCGCGGCGGGGTGGAGGTCCTGGCGCAGAGCAGCAGCGATGCGCCCGTGCTGGACAGCCTGCAGGAGTCACGCAACCGCAACCTGCGCTCGGTCAACATCGACGGCAAGGTGAAGGAATACGAACTGCAATACACCTTCTCCTTCCGCCTGCGCAGCGCCGCGGGCGAAACCTTGCTGCAGAACCAGATCTCGCTGGTGCGCCGCATGAGCTATAGCGACGATGCCTTGCTGGCCAAGGAGCAGGAAGAAAACCGCCTGTATCTGGACATGCGGCAGGACGCGCTGCAGCAGATGCTGCGCCGCCTGGCCCACGCGCCGGTTGGCAGCACGCCAGCTGCTCACTGA
- the holA gene encoding DNA polymerase III subunit delta, protein MELKLEQLSRHLQGPLAPLYVLHGDEALLQIEARDALREVAQRAGFLARESHVVESGFQWSTLLFANDAMSLFADRKFIELAIPSGKPGTQGSEALQQLSQSLNPDNLLLITLPRLDKATQSSKWFQALQQAGVTIATPPVERQALPAWLNGRLQKQKQQLDPAGLTFLAERVEGNLLAAHQEVQKLALLYPEGALSEAQVREAVLNVARFDVFQLSEAVLQGDTARFLRMLDGLKAEGEAPTLVLWSLNEDAHLLYRVAHGLAQGQALPALLRENRVWGDKQQWVGPAARRLDGPTLRRALSLCAEADRASKGVSPHDPWHVLSQLGLLLCGAPVLPSWTH, encoded by the coding sequence GTGGAGTTGAAACTCGAGCAGTTGTCGCGTCACCTGCAGGGGCCGCTGGCCCCCTTGTATGTGCTGCATGGCGATGAAGCCCTGCTACAGATCGAGGCCCGTGACGCGCTGCGTGAAGTCGCGCAGCGCGCCGGGTTCTTGGCGCGGGAAAGCCATGTGGTGGAAAGTGGCTTTCAGTGGTCCACCCTGCTGTTTGCCAATGATGCGATGTCGCTGTTTGCCGACCGCAAGTTCATTGAGCTCGCCATTCCTTCCGGCAAACCAGGCACCCAGGGCAGCGAAGCCTTGCAGCAGCTGAGCCAGTCACTCAACCCCGACAACCTGCTGCTGATCACCTTGCCCCGTCTGGACAAAGCCACCCAATCCAGCAAATGGTTTCAGGCCTTGCAACAGGCCGGGGTCACCATCGCCACCCCGCCGGTGGAGCGTCAGGCGCTACCCGCCTGGCTGAATGGCAGGCTGCAAAAGCAGAAGCAGCAGCTGGACCCTGCAGGGCTGACCTTTCTGGCAGAACGGGTGGAAGGCAATTTGCTGGCTGCGCATCAGGAAGTGCAGAAGCTGGCCCTGCTCTACCCCGAAGGCGCGCTGAGCGAAGCGCAGGTGCGAGAGGCGGTACTGAATGTGGCCCGCTTTGATGTGTTTCAGCTCTCCGAAGCCGTGCTGCAAGGGGATACGGCCCGTTTTCTGCGCATGCTGGATGGTCTGAAGGCCGAGGGCGAGGCCCCCACTCTGGTGCTGTGGTCACTCAATGAAGATGCCCACCTGCTGTACCGGGTGGCGCACGGTCTGGCTCAAGGACAAGCGTTACCGGCCTTACTGCGGGAAAACCGGGTATGGGGCGACAAGCAGCAATGGGTTGGCCCCGCCGCACGGCGGCTGGATGGCCCCACCCTGCGCCGCGCCTTGTCATTGTGTGCCGAGGCTGATCGCGCCAGCAAAGGCGTCAGCCCGCACGACCCTTGGCACGTGCTCAGCCAGCTTGGCCTACTGCTGTGTGGTGCGCCCGTATTGCCGTCCTGGACACACTAG
- a CDS encoding alginate lyase family protein yields the protein MGRVWWLVLLLWHGSAGAWMSPYVLRAPLQPDHGKACVATPAVQRDVIGVSFYTDAQHSEADPALVAANKAAAKPLDDYLRQVQSWSNRYVRLGDAAGARCAGQWLQDWAQGQALLGKVNPQGEYERKWRTAGLALAYLQVKPRLPLAQRQQIEGWLLQLATAVQQRYAARKRESDFNNHAYWAGWSVMTVAVATEQQALFDWACDQYRLGLAELQDDGTLPREMARGKKALAYHQFALLPLVWMAELASRQGVNLYEERERRLSRLVSRVLDSLADPGWMAQQAGRPQEPVSVKGLNASWMWLWQQHDPDARLQRWLKGLTSLQAWQVGGDVLLWQVAE from the coding sequence ATGGGCAGAGTCTGGTGGCTGGTATTACTGCTGTGGCATGGCAGCGCGGGGGCCTGGATGTCCCCCTATGTGCTGCGTGCCCCCTTGCAGCCTGATCATGGCAAGGCTTGCGTAGCCACACCAGCGGTTCAGCGTGATGTCATCGGCGTCAGCTTCTATACCGATGCCCAGCACTCCGAAGCGGACCCTGCTTTGGTGGCGGCCAACAAGGCTGCGGCCAAGCCGCTGGATGACTATCTGCGACAGGTGCAGTCCTGGAGCAACCGCTATGTGCGCCTCGGGGATGCCGCGGGCGCCCGCTGCGCTGGACAATGGCTACAGGACTGGGCACAAGGGCAGGCGCTGCTCGGCAAGGTCAACCCACAGGGCGAGTATGAGCGTAAATGGCGCACCGCAGGGCTGGCGCTGGCTTATCTGCAGGTCAAGCCACGACTGCCGCTTGCACAGCGGCAGCAGATTGAGGGCTGGCTGCTGCAACTGGCAACGGCCGTACAGCAGCGCTATGCCGCCCGCAAGCGCGAGTCGGACTTCAACAACCACGCCTACTGGGCGGGCTGGAGCGTGATGACCGTGGCAGTCGCCACCGAGCAGCAAGCGCTGTTTGACTGGGCTTGTGACCAATACCGGCTGGGATTGGCCGAGCTACAAGATGATGGCACCTTGCCGCGCGAAATGGCGCGGGGCAAGAAAGCGCTGGCCTATCACCAGTTTGCGCTGTTGCCGCTGGTGTGGATGGCCGAGCTGGCGTCGCGGCAAGGGGTAAACCTGTATGAGGAGCGGGAGCGTCGCCTGTCGCGATTGGTATCGCGGGTGCTGGATAGTCTGGCGGACCCCGGCTGGATGGCGCAGCAGGCGGGGCGACCACAAGAGCCCGTCAGCGTCAAAGGACTGAATGCATCCTGGATGTGGCTGTGGCAGCAACATGATCCGGATGCGCGGTTGCAGCGCTGGCTGAAGGGGCTCACGTCCCTGCAGGCGTGGCAGGTGGGCGGCGATGTGCTGCTGTGGCAAGTGGCGGAGTAG
- the yaaA gene encoding peroxide stress protein YaaA — MLLLLSPAKTLDYDSPLTTRRFSQPDYLPQSQQLIERLRHFSPAALAELMSLSDKLAQLNVGRYADWYTPFTPDNARPAVLAFMGDVYEGLQASQFDDADLDYAQQHLRILSGLYGLLRPLDLIQPYRLEMGTRLDTAAGRDLYAFWGQQLAQALDQLAQAGAQGPIINLASDEYFKAVPVAALRTPVIQPVFQDRKNGVYKIISFHAKRARGMMARFAIRHRLQHAEALQGFDEAGYRFAPEASSEDRWLFRREAP, encoded by the coding sequence ATGCTGTTACTGCTGTCGCCCGCCAAGACGCTAGACTACGATTCACCACTCACCACCCGCCGCTTTAGCCAACCGGATTACCTGCCCCAGTCACAGCAGCTGATCGAGCGTTTGCGCCACTTCAGCCCGGCTGCACTGGCCGAATTGATGTCACTGTCGGACAAGCTGGCGCAACTGAATGTGGGTCGCTACGCCGACTGGTACACCCCGTTTACCCCAGACAATGCCCGTCCGGCGGTGTTGGCCTTCATGGGTGATGTATACGAGGGGCTACAGGCCAGCCAGTTTGACGATGCCGACCTGGACTATGCGCAGCAGCACCTGCGCATCCTCTCCGGTCTGTACGGCCTGCTGCGCCCGCTGGACCTGATCCAGCCCTATCGGCTGGAAATGGGAACCCGGCTGGACACCGCAGCCGGGCGCGACCTGTATGCGTTCTGGGGCCAACAGCTCGCCCAAGCGCTAGACCAGCTGGCACAAGCAGGGGCACAGGGTCCGATCATCAATCTGGCCTCGGATGAGTATTTCAAGGCCGTCCCCGTCGCTGCCCTGCGCACGCCGGTGATCCAGCCGGTGTTCCAGGACCGCAAGAACGGGGTGTACAAGATCATCAGCTTTCACGCCAAGCGCGCACGCGGCATGATGGCCCGTTTTGCCATCCGCCACCGCCTGCAGCACGCCGAAGCGCTGCAAGGCTTTGATGAAGCGGGTTATCGCTTTGCCCCCGAGGCGTCGAGCGAGGATCGCTGGCTATTCCGTCGGGAAGCGCCCTAG
- a CDS encoding transporter substrate-binding domain-containing protein — MKKLLPALLAGLLVSGSVLAKDWTEVRIGMEPSYPPFSKLSPSGKIEGFEPELLALYCAEMKLKCTLVSSEFDGLIPGLLAKKFDVIMSSMSINAERKQKVNFSDRYYITPSQLVAKQGSPLLPTAAALKGKTIGVQRGSVSADYALATWQSQGVNVRQYSKTPEAYMDLTSGRLDAVFADKMEIQQGFLAKNSAKFSLIGTPVSDTKYIGEGIGMAFRKEDQDLTARFNDAIKKVQASGAFKKLSDRYFKYDISKG; from the coding sequence ATGAAGAAGTTGCTCCCCGCCCTGCTGGCCGGTCTGCTGGTCAGCGGCAGTGTTCTGGCCAAAGACTGGACCGAAGTCCGCATTGGCATGGAACCATCCTATCCGCCGTTTTCCAAGCTGAGCCCCAGCGGCAAGATCGAAGGTTTCGAGCCGGAACTGCTGGCGCTGTACTGCGCAGAAATGAAGCTGAAGTGCACGCTGGTCAGCAGTGAGTTTGATGGTCTGATCCCCGGCCTGCTGGCCAAGAAGTTCGACGTGATCATGTCTTCCATGTCGATCAACGCCGAGCGCAAGCAGAAGGTGAACTTCTCCGACCGCTACTACATCACCCCGTCGCAGCTGGTTGCCAAGCAAGGCAGCCCATTGCTGCCCACCGCAGCGGCGCTGAAAGGCAAGACCATTGGCGTGCAGCGCGGCTCGGTCTCAGCCGACTATGCACTGGCCACCTGGCAAAGCCAGGGTGTGAACGTTCGCCAGTACTCCAAGACCCCGGAAGCCTATATGGATCTGACTTCTGGCCGTCTGGATGCGGTGTTTGCCGACAAGATGGAAATCCAGCAAGGCTTCCTGGCCAAGAACAGTGCCAAGTTTTCCCTGATTGGCACGCCGGTTTCCGACACCAAGTACATCGGTGAAGGCATTGGCATGGCTTTCCGCAAGGAAGACCAAGACCTGACCGCACGCTTCAATGATGCCATCAAGAAAGTGCAGGCCAGCGGTGCATTCAAGAAGCTGAGCGATCGCTACTTCAAGTACGACATCAGCAAGGGCTGA